A single Triticum dicoccoides isolate Atlit2015 ecotype Zavitan chromosome 2A, WEW_v2.0, whole genome shotgun sequence DNA region contains:
- the LOC119353058 gene encoding wall-associated receptor kinase 2-like has translation MTPLQETLLLLLVFHAALLTAAVSGAPSGPPEAKNCPSKCGEIDIPYPFGIGPGCSLSGRFALTCNETTSPPTLLRRDIKVANITLETAQMVVYTHLTYSCDLPSSKNTSKLTTTRVSAVLRVRNPFLLSASANVFTAIGCRSTARLRSRSVSDYLTGCITTCLRVNDTGDDGTPCSGHGCCETSLISRLNQVNVSWSTRALGSNPVPESPCQYAFVSTKGWYHFKKTDLIGNMTFINRLGHGPVVPVVLDWAIRDGTCPSAPEGDNSENVPYACVSAQSYCVNASNGARGYFCRCSKGYSGNPYIKNGCTNINECELRRSPNSTIYKNMYPCHGGRCHDREGDYECKCNFGRRGDGKSQKGCEFVVSTTAVAVIGTIGAIALLAVLLIFLHMENEKRKLRDCFNKNGGQLLKSLKVEIFTKEKLDHITNNYRCIIGQGAFGKVYKGATGARDNVRVAVKCSIPINQDWKKESFANEITIQSNISHRNLVQLLGCCLETEVPMLVYEYVPRGSLHDVLHGDNKEPLPLETRLDIAIYSAVALVYMHSEASQTSIILHGDVKSGNILLDDGFTPKVSDFGTSRLMSIDKDHTNWVVGDSSYIDPVYMKTGLLTEKSDVYSFGIVLLELLTRKKARYDGNHSLPLDYVKASMGGAVREMFDPEVASGGKENEECLEEVGKIAVQCLKEDVNDRPTMSEVAERLKMCKCRWLESGRKTNEICT, from the exons ATGACACCGCTACAAGAAACCTTGCTCCTCCTACTTGTTTTCCATGCCGCGCTCCTCACCGCCGCCGTCTCCGGCGCGCCGTCTGGGCCACCCGAGGCAAAAAACTGCCCTAGCAAATGCGGGGAAATAGACATCCCCTACCCATTCGGCATCGGTCCCGGGTGCTCCCTGTCGGGCCGGTTCGCCCTCACATGCAACGAGACGACGAGTCCTCCCACCCTGCTCCGGCGCGACATCAAGGTCGCCAACATCACGCTGGAGACGGCGCAGATGGTGGTCTACACCCACCTGACCTATAGCTGCGACCTGCCGAGCAGCAAGAACACGAGCAAGCTCACGACCACGAGGGTGAGCGCGGTGCTCCGCGTTCGCAACCCGTTCCTGCTCTCGGCGTCGGCCAACGTGTTCACGGCCATCGGGTGCCGGTCGACGGCCAGGCTCAGGAGCCGCAGCGTCAGCGACTACCTCACCGGCTGCATCACGACGTGCCTAAGGGTGAACGACACCGGGGACGACGGCACACCCTGCAGCGGACACGGCTGCTGCGAGACCTCGCTGATTTCCCGCCTCAATCAAGTCAACGTCAGCTGGAGCACGCGCGCGCTGGGCAGCAACCCTGTGCCTGAAAGCCCGTGCCAGTACGCCTTCGTCTCCACCAAAGGCTG GTACCATTTCAAGAAAACTGATCTAATTGGGAATATGACATTCATAAATAGACTTGGACATGGCCCCGTCGTTCCTGTTGTCCTTGACTGGGCAATACGGGATGGAACATGCCCGTCGGCGCCAGAGGGTGACAACAGTGAGAATGTTCCCTACGCATGTGTTAGCGCCCAGAGCTATTGCGTAAATGCCAGCAATGGAGCACGCGGCTATTTCTGCAGATGTTCTAAGGGATACAGTGGCAACCCATACATTAAAAATGGATGCACAA ATATTAACGAGTGTGAGCTACGGAGATCCCCAAACTCAACAATTTACAAGAACATGTATCCTTGTCATGGAGGGAGATGCCACGATAGAGAAGGTGACTATGAGTGTAAATGCAATTTCGGACGAAGAGGTGATGGTAAAAGCCAGAAGGGTTGTGAATTTGTAGTGTCCACGACTGCTGTAGCGGTGATAG GAACAATTGGTGCCATTGCATTACTCGCCGTGCTACTGATATTCTTACATATGGAGAACGAGAAAAGAAAACTGAGAGATTGTTTCAACAAAAACGGCGGACAATTACTCAAAAGCCTCAAGGTCGAGATCTTCACAAAGGAAAAGCTAGACCACATCACAAATAACTATCGCTGCATAATCGGCCAAGGCGCCTTCGGCAAGGTCTACAAGGGAGCCACGGGTGCCAGAGACAATGTACGGGTTGCCGTGAAATGCTCGATCCCCATCAACCAGGACTGGAAGAAGGAGTCTTTTGCGAATGAGATCACAATCCAGTCCAATATCAGCCACCGGAACCTGGTCCAACTGTTGGGTTGctgcttggagacggaggtgcccatgCTGGTCTACGAGTACGTGCCCAGGGGGAGCCTCCACGACGTACTCCACGGTGACAATAAGGAACCTCTCCCGCTGGAAACACGCCTGGATATCGCTATCTATTCAGCAGTTGCGCTTGTTTACATGCACTCGGAGGCGAGTCAGACATCAATCATCCTCCACGGAGATGTGAAGTCGGGCAACATCCTCCTGGACGACGGGTTCACGCCCAAGGTGTCGGACTTCGGGACGTCGAGGCTCATGTCCATCGACAAGGACCACACCAACTGGGTGGTCGGGGACAGCAGCTACATCGACCCCGTGTACATGAAGACCGGGCTGCTCACCGAGAAAAGTGACGTGTACAGCTTCGGCATCGTACTACTGGAGCTCCTGACCCGGAAAAAAGCAAGGTATGACGGGAACCATAGCCTGCCACTGGATTATGTCAAGGCTTCCATGGGTGGGGCGGTGAGGGAGATGTTTGATCCAGAGGTTGCGTCTGGTGGGAAGGAAAATGAGGAGTGCCTTGAGGAGGTGGGCAAGATCGCGGTGCAGTGTCTCAAGGAGGATGTGAACGACAGGCCCACCATGAGTGAAGTGGCTGAGAGACTTAAAATGTGCAAGTGCCGGTGGTTGGAGTCTGGCAGGAAGACGAATGAGATATGCACTTAG